gcttaaaatattttagttaagcTAACCATCCCCACATTATCCGAATGGTCTTTGTCAAAgttttatatagattttttatatacctataatgAAAACAACACATAAAAGATGGCcaaattaaacaataagaatGAATTACTTTGTGTTGGACCAATGATTGTTCCCTGAGGAACtccaataaaatttattattcgaTATTTGTGACACTCTAATAATTCCCATTCGTTTTACAACATTTAATAGATGTAGTTAACTAAATCTAGTTTGCATTCCTGGCAAAGTACAGTCAGATATAACAAAATCAGATAAATTGTAACAGTAAGTCGGCAGCAATTGTTGGTGTAATAGGATGTAAAAAACTAGATAATTATATCAACTGCCAAATTGTAGTcttgcatttaaattaaaaaatgaataaGTGAATATCCTTTGTATAGATATCAGCACAGCCAACTGTGAATCCGGTGGTGGAACAAAGATCGGGTCCACGAGTATTATCGCGTCTTCTCGAAGCCGCACAGGGTATCGAGCAAGCTCGAGCTTCTGTGCAAAGACTCTCGTTGCTCCGTGACTTTTCACCTTTTTCTAACCTTGGCCGTCCTTAGAACAATGCAACTATTATTTCTGCTGTACTGTCCAGGTTTGCAAACGTCCTTGAAGCATGACTAACTGCATGAATCCGCCTGATTAGGTCTGTCTCGGTCGCCTTGAGTACCCAATTTATTActaagttattttcttttccagATCCCCGCTTAAATTTCTGAGGTGGCGATGCAGTCTAGCAAGAAATGCCTTGTTGATTTTCTTTGATACTTATGAATAAagcagttttatattattacatttatttcgtttttattttaatttatcaaagaatttttataaaagaattaaataattgtgaagaacattatgtatgtataatgaaGTAGTTTACCTACAAAACTTGTCATGTGTGatgataatataatgattatttatgttataataattaatccttGAGATATAAATACCTACTCTAACGTTAAGACGTCCATGAGAGGTCGTTGTTCTTACGATAGCATTTAGGTAAAAATAGGatgcattttgtttattaaaacataataatacttttctaGTACCTACTCTCAGAAAGTGAATTTACAAATACGTGCATTcccacttaaaaatattataaatattcgtAATGAACGAAAAGAGTTTTTTACAaagtttttattgcattgaacGAAGCTTTGAAATATTGGTAAAAACTTgacatttaaattattcaaggaaatatgtttaatataaatagctGCTATGTAGTGGACTAAGATATATCCAGTCTGATCTTCTAAGTATTAGGACTGATAATTGATGAACAAAATGGCCAAGTTTGCTTGTCTTGTCTTGTGCGTGGTGGCTGCGACCTTGGGTAGCATTCATGTGAGTACCATCtggtttaattatttaatacccCAATAAGGTATCACTTTCTTCCGTATTAAATTGTATCATCAAGTAGAAAATTTATTCCtttatcataactttcaatGGCAAAAAATTCACCATCGTCGTATTTTGGACATATttcccaattttcaaaacttatCTCGTAATTACTTTGAAGGTTGCCAACGGCGAGACTCTCCGGGAGTCTCTGAGACCCGTGATAGTGGCGTGCTCCAAAGAGCATGGAGTCACTGACGAAGAGATCCAGGCTGCTAAGGAGGCAGGCAGCCCCGCAAGTATTAAGCCTTGTTTCATCGCCTGTGTATTCAAGAAAGCTGGATTCGTAAGTTATTGTACTTTATCTACTGTCACTACATTTCGCTAATGCTCTGCGCTTAGTAAGTAACTTGATTCACTCGAATCAGTTGTGGATTCATAAGTGCCTACGAGTAAAGTCATAGCAGTTGCACAATCTGGTGATAATGCATGGCAAAAGTATTGAATACGTATTTAAAATCAGAGTAACaaagaagttttcaaaataataatttcttttgtcAACTTGTGGACAATGGTATGGGTTTCATGATTGTTAGTTTTAATAcgtactttatttgttatgtttaattatgtaactgttttttgtcccttaataaataaataaataaaatatctttgttaTTTTAGCTCGACGACCAAGGCCAGATAGACATAGAAACTGGACTAAAGAACCTCAAGCAGTTTGTGAAGGACGATGAGCAGTACAAAAAGCTGGAGGAGGTTTCGAAACTGTGTTCAtttggtaatattttgtttatgctTACATAACATTCTTTTTCGgctttcaaaaatttctcagtagcacggagtctggaattgtgtctagtatatggcaataggctcaccccctattacaggGGACTTATAatgcaaatggtgaaaagtgagtttaTATTGTAAAGCGCCATTACGGTACGtataccgtaatgtgcacttctgcctacccacacacacacacacacacacacacacaacttcacgccttttatccccgaagaggtaggcagaggtgcacattacggcacgtattccgctatacaatgtacacccacttttcaccattctgcctaccccttcagggataaaacgcgtgacgttgATGTaacattctttatttaattttgttcatttatttcCACTATTAACAGTAAATGGTGGTTTCAATGTCTTAATGCATGTAATCCACATGGTGGTGACTTTAATGAGTAGGTAGTTTTTGCTTgatatttctttgttatttccAGTGAAGGACAAAGTAGTGAGTGATGGAGCAGCTGGATGCGAGAAAGGTGCTCTCCTGGCTGGTTGCTTCTTGGACCATAAGACTagagtaagttatttttttttttttatggaacatgcGTAACGAGTGCGTAAATGAGcaagacgtatcacctgatggtatagcaatcgccgccggccatggacacttaaataccagaggcgttacaagtgcgttgccggcatttacgggttaggaatttaagggttgttggggaatcgggatttgggaaggggggaactcactcacacaacgaaacacaacgcaagcgttgtttcacttcggttttcggtgaggccgtggtatgactccggtcgagccggcctatttgtgccgaagcatggctcttccacgcTTAAGTTATCCACTGTTTTATTCACTACAATTTGTAATTGATCGTCAGAAGTAGGCTCCTACCTGTTTATCTTAGCAACTTATAACGCTGAGATTTGCCGTAGTACCTGAATGTAGGATAGCTTCTCTCTTATCGATACATCGGATACTTGAGCtgcacatcttactcacacaggtatagcttagtatcagtggaaacggtcacatagtttcatagcttagctattacgtctttgtagcatagctacatagcacatctctggtggaaaagcacccaaacacatggcaacaaaaatgtaaaaataatattatttaagacattaattgtatttatttggttACAGATCATCATCTAAATGGATTTGACACGGACCTGCTATAATGATTGGAGCTAAAATTATTCTGCAGCCAATAAAAGGATTATTTCAGCCATGTTGAAGCATTATCTATGTTTTGTATAATACCACAGTTCTAAACATCAGATTAATAAATGTAACACGTGCTTTGATAAAGAATATTCTTGTCACTATCGCACTTACGGATTTCTTTATGTGCAAGACGGAGATAGAAAAAATCTTAGTCAAAAACGAATTAatttgtgtttagttttttagaaattatttcatGGTCTGTGCTCCTAATCTGCAATGATAATCATTAGctcctttgttttgttttatttgaataaattgaatatttttgacacaattcttttattttttgtggatAGTATGGTAGTTGTCAGGTATAGTattgcttttttaagggggggggggggggttccagtgagttctcccgccttctgcgaggcgagagggtgtgtcagactcttactgactaaaaaccaccccgttcctactcctgctttttgaaccggagccccggtataccaGCTAGGAAGTCCGCAGACCCAGTGTGTTACTGCTAAACTGCAATTTTGATTGACTCACTTCCTATTCCATAATAATGCGGATgtggttttattgaaataaaatgggAATCCTCCAATGACTAAAAATGATGAGCAAAATTTTAGCAAATTGTAACATCGTTTATAGTGTAATCATGATAATGACATCATGCCCCATAATACTGTGGAATATTCATATAAACTGGTGTTAAAGCTGATATGCAAAGCATATTCATTCAGTGGACGGCTTAGAATCTCATCAGTGGAATTTGTTGGTGCAATATGGATAAAGTAACTTGCATAGTCTTCTTTGTGGTAGCTGTGAGCTTGGGTAGTATTGAAGTAAGTgtactagtaataataatttatttatttggaaagtgtcaaatatttaaaaaactcaGTAGAAACACAAATTGTATGCTTTGTAACCATGCTTTTATAACTGTATTCATTGGTTTGGTTCAATTGCatattaaatatgtagttaggATGACTGCACAAAGGTAATATATACCTAATTGTATAGTAACATTTTCTATGGATGTATCTAAAGGATGTTGTTGAGTAGTCTGCACTTTAAGATCTGCTATAAATGTTGCATGCGCTCTAACATACTGCATGCAATGTACTGCCTTTCATATTGAGAGATAATCTCAAGCTGCCTGAGGTTGgcacaatatgttttctttttctatttttcttctATTGTCTCGCTCTATTTCTTTTATCATATACTCccaaaagtaaattatattaattcaacGATCAGCTTCTGCCAGCTGCTTCACAGCTGCCAGAAGCCTAGCCTATGTTTAAATTCAGACCACATCATTATAACATAGTCTACTTCTGTTCCTAATTTCATTAGCTTTCAGCCGACAGacaacttataataaattagtaagaTAGTaagattttctattatttatatggaatttttttcaatgattttCTTTAATCTCAAAAGGCAGATGATGACAAGAAATCCATGCCTAAGTTGAGCCTGGATCAGATCACAATTGATTGCGCTGAGAAGTTTGATGTCTCTGAAGAACAATTTTCTAAAGCTATAATGTCCTTTGATGCAAGTGGAATCGCCCCATGTTTTTGGAGTTGCTGCTTCAAGAAAGTTGATGTTGTAAGTTTCTCTGAT
This genomic interval from Spodoptera frugiperda isolate SF20-4 chromosome 6, AGI-APGP_CSIRO_Sfru_2.0, whole genome shotgun sequence contains the following:
- the LOC118267986 gene encoding uncharacterized protein LOC118267986, whose product is MNKMAKFACLVLCVVAATLGSIHVANGETLRESLRPVIVACSKEHGVTDEEIQAAKEAGSPASIKPCFIACVFKKAGFLDDQGQIDIETGLKNLKQFVKDDEQYKKLEEVSKLCSFVKDKVVSDGAAGCEKGALLAGCFLDHKTRIII
- the LOC118267981 gene encoding uncharacterized protein LOC118267981 yields the protein MDKVTCIVFFVVAVSLGSIEADDDKKSMPKLSLDQITIDCAEKFDVSEEQFSKAIMSFDASGIAPCFWSCCFKKVDVLNSEGKYDVDATLELLKNMFFSKDDSEKIVEIVKKCESVNDESVSDGDAACERAFLITNCWFENGKKAFPMPFQKR